One window of Polyangiaceae bacterium genomic DNA carries:
- a CDS encoding YvcK family protein, translating to MRGATPHVVTLGGGHGQAVVLQALRRLECEITAVISVADDGGCSGKLRQELGMPPPGDLRRCLSALAKSPELARRFELRLEEPGFEGRSAGNLALAGVFRETGSLQQAVDWAAERLACVGRVVPVSESPGVLVVYDAELGRVEGESNVERRDAVPMVAAVHGALRANPLAIEAIARADLLLMGPGSFYTSTLGAITTGEVAQSICESPAEKLLIANLVDEGRQTQGFADTDYLRVLKDHLTIASGGESAKVHLLSHRVADRIDDAFDEASLDDAGRHLWAPLAAITPGYHDPDGIAEALCEFFGLELRGAPESRLPTERERASALEIEARLRASLGRER from the coding sequence ATGCGCGGCGCCACTCCCCACGTGGTGACTCTCGGCGGCGGTCACGGACAGGCGGTCGTGCTCCAGGCTCTGCGTCGTTTGGAGTGTGAGATCACAGCTGTGATCTCCGTCGCGGACGATGGTGGGTGCTCGGGCAAGCTACGCCAGGAACTCGGCATGCCACCCCCTGGGGACCTGCGCCGTTGCTTGTCGGCGCTCGCGAAGAGCCCCGAGCTCGCGCGCCGCTTCGAGCTGCGCCTTGAGGAGCCGGGCTTCGAAGGTCGCAGCGCAGGCAATCTCGCGTTAGCGGGTGTGTTTCGCGAGACTGGTAGTCTTCAGCAGGCGGTCGATTGGGCGGCGGAGCGACTCGCGTGCGTCGGGAGGGTGGTGCCCGTCTCTGAGTCCCCAGGCGTGCTGGTCGTGTACGACGCCGAGCTCGGGCGTGTCGAAGGAGAGAGCAACGTCGAGCGTCGCGACGCAGTACCCATGGTTGCTGCGGTGCACGGCGCGCTGCGCGCGAATCCGCTGGCGATCGAGGCCATCGCGCGCGCGGATCTGTTGTTGATGGGTCCGGGGAGCTTCTACACCAGCACGCTCGGGGCGATCACGACGGGCGAAGTCGCTCAGAGCATCTGCGAAAGCCCCGCGGAAAAGCTCTTGATCGCGAACTTGGTCGACGAGGGACGACAGACCCAGGGTTTCGCCGACACCGACTACCTGCGTGTGCTGAAGGATCACCTCACGATCGCCAGTGGCGGCGAGTCTGCGAAGGTTCACTTGCTCTCGCATCGCGTCGCAGATCGGATTGACGACGCATTCGACGAGGCTTCGCTCGACGATGCCGGGCGCCACCTCTGGGCGCCGCTCGCTGCGATTACTCCCGGATATCACGACCCGGATGGCATCGCGGAAGCGCTGTGCGAGTTCTTCGGACTCGAGCTCCGGGGTGCGCCTGAGTCTCGTCTCCCGACGGAGCGCGAGCGTGCCAGCGCTCTGGAGATCGAAGCCCGCCTGCGCGCGAGCCTCGGTCGAGAGCGCTGA
- a CDS encoding SpoIIE family protein phosphatase — protein sequence MSGSHHVIGRRPDAQVVLNHSSVSRSHAELVMGPFGRWWIHDLGSKNGTYVNGTPAAERLLNPGDGVRIGEFTLRLRSNSVPDFRSPLVDAPSSSRMRTAAATEQDEPTTIFHQPPSTLRTAPQISAAHLGTVMKLSRELMRVEDWGLRVFTLCEFVVGDDFPANSSAVVRLEQGRTPQVICGPQHHDRSDRPLQFVPRVLKQLWDTHEPVLASNTEITGDVIHPGRVRDVSVVAVPLIATDQRIDALYLEFPERYGSDEWLNLVALVSEAYQQAEVVWDMRAQVRQSAFIERELDMARQIQEGLVPRAFELEGLELAIGFEPCRWVGGDYVDALQLPDGRVLMAIADVCGKGLQAALVASSLHTLVRATADTNAPLPELMRRCNEYLMSYLPEHSFVTMTCVALDCHTGELEVVSAGHPAAFVVRPDGSLRTLQQNENVGLGMIQSHFRSEHSVLALDDVLLLYTDGLTEMEDQRREPLGADRLGMGFSQIVAINPRATVGSMRERLIEMCRAYRGSGLAADDSTFLVARRRPTLRPPSSN from the coding sequence TTGTCCGGGAGCCACCACGTCATTGGGAGGCGTCCCGACGCTCAGGTGGTGCTCAATCACTCAAGCGTTTCGCGCTCGCACGCCGAGCTGGTGATGGGCCCGTTTGGGCGCTGGTGGATCCATGACCTCGGCAGCAAGAACGGCACCTACGTCAATGGGACGCCTGCCGCCGAACGCTTGCTGAACCCAGGCGATGGCGTGCGCATTGGCGAGTTCACGCTGCGCCTGCGCTCGAACTCGGTGCCAGATTTCAGGTCTCCCCTCGTCGACGCGCCGAGCTCTAGCCGCATGCGCACCGCCGCGGCAACGGAGCAGGACGAGCCGACAACGATCTTCCATCAGCCTCCGTCCACCCTGCGCACGGCGCCCCAGATCAGTGCGGCGCACCTGGGCACGGTAATGAAGCTCAGTCGCGAGCTGATGCGGGTGGAGGACTGGGGACTGCGCGTGTTCACGCTGTGCGAGTTCGTGGTGGGCGACGATTTCCCAGCCAACTCGTCTGCAGTCGTGCGGCTCGAACAAGGCCGGACGCCACAAGTGATTTGCGGGCCACAGCACCACGACCGCAGCGATCGCCCTCTGCAGTTCGTACCCCGGGTGCTGAAACAGCTGTGGGACACCCACGAGCCGGTGTTGGCATCCAACACCGAAATCACCGGGGACGTAATCCACCCGGGTCGAGTGCGAGATGTGTCAGTGGTCGCGGTGCCGCTCATCGCAACCGACCAGCGAATCGACGCACTCTACTTAGAGTTTCCCGAACGCTACGGTTCCGACGAGTGGCTCAACCTCGTGGCGCTCGTTTCTGAAGCGTATCAGCAAGCCGAAGTCGTCTGGGATATGCGGGCCCAGGTGCGACAAAGCGCGTTCATCGAGCGCGAGCTGGATATGGCTCGGCAAATCCAGGAGGGGCTGGTTCCACGAGCCTTCGAACTCGAAGGCCTGGAGCTGGCGATTGGTTTCGAGCCCTGCCGCTGGGTCGGCGGTGACTACGTCGACGCGCTGCAGCTCCCCGACGGTCGCGTCCTGATGGCGATTGCCGACGTTTGCGGCAAAGGCCTGCAAGCTGCGCTCGTCGCCTCGAGCTTGCACACGCTCGTGCGGGCCACGGCGGATACCAACGCACCGCTACCGGAGCTGATGCGTCGCTGCAACGAGTACTTGATGAGTTACCTCCCCGAGCACTCGTTCGTCACGATGACCTGCGTTGCACTCGACTGCCACACGGGAGAGCTCGAGGTGGTTAGCGCTGGGCACCCGGCCGCCTTCGTCGTGCGTCCCGACGGCTCACTTCGCACCCTGCAACAGAACGAGAACGTGGGACTTGGCATGATCCAGAGCCATTTCCGCTCGGAACATAGCGTCCTGGCGCTTGACGACGTGCTGCTACTCTACACCGACGGTCTGACCGAGATGGAAGACCAGCGCCGGGAACCCCTGGGCGCAGACCGCCTCGGCATGGGTTTCTCGCAGATCGTCGCGATCAACCCCCGCGCGACCGTCGGTTCCATGCGCGAAAGACTGATCGAGATGTGCCGCGCATACCGCGGCTCTGGCCTCGCCGCCGACGACAGCACGTTCCTCGTTGCGCGACGTCGCCCGACGTTGAGACCGCCCAGCTCGAACTGA
- a CDS encoding GNAT family N-acetyltransferase: MNRYEAYLAPPEEQKSVANLWREGMSDSRIQDVIEKRLAWFYETNPVGPAKTWFVKDTQANELIGCASVYPRRVRVGDRIVNAGVMSDFLVSKKHRIAGPALQLQRTLAEQSASAGFEFIYGYPNNLAWPIFKRIGYEAVAQSVMWVKPLRTGYKLGELTDSRLEPYVGPRLREKLVPPAARIGSLIGDRVLQANDLRLAVGKLRGITCDIQQRADASFDALEFASSGLCDVSGARDSAYLNWRYADHPTQRYSFFRMVDTVSGSLRGFVVFREEEDKVFLLDAVWDGPPAAGEALVLAFARRMYEEGKVSICIYYAGTTSVVEILPKLLFFRRAGERNLIAYVPKERDDAFRKRVLTENSWAMYDGELDI, translated from the coding sequence ATGAATCGCTACGAGGCCTACCTCGCCCCTCCCGAAGAGCAGAAGTCCGTCGCCAACCTTTGGCGCGAAGGCATGAGCGACTCGCGCATCCAAGACGTGATCGAGAAGCGTCTCGCGTGGTTCTACGAGACGAACCCCGTTGGCCCGGCGAAGACGTGGTTCGTCAAGGACACCCAGGCCAACGAGCTGATCGGATGCGCCAGCGTCTATCCCCGTCGCGTGCGGGTCGGCGATCGGATCGTGAACGCTGGAGTGATGTCTGACTTCCTCGTCAGCAAGAAGCATCGCATCGCGGGGCCAGCGCTGCAGCTCCAGCGGACCCTCGCCGAACAAAGCGCGAGCGCGGGGTTTGAGTTCATCTACGGCTACCCGAACAATCTCGCTTGGCCGATCTTCAAACGCATCGGGTACGAAGCGGTCGCGCAGAGCGTGATGTGGGTCAAGCCGCTGCGTACCGGCTACAAGCTCGGTGAGCTGACCGATTCCCGCCTTGAACCGTACGTCGGCCCCCGTCTGCGGGAGAAGCTCGTACCGCCAGCGGCACGCATCGGTAGCCTGATCGGCGATCGCGTCTTGCAAGCCAATGACCTGCGCCTAGCCGTCGGCAAGCTGCGCGGCATCACGTGCGACATTCAACAACGCGCGGACGCGAGCTTCGATGCCCTGGAGTTCGCGAGCAGCGGGCTGTGTGATGTGTCCGGCGCCCGCGACTCGGCGTATCTAAACTGGCGCTACGCGGACCATCCGACGCAACGCTACTCCTTCTTCCGTATGGTGGACACCGTCAGCGGGTCGTTGCGTGGCTTCGTCGTGTTCCGCGAGGAAGAGGACAAGGTCTTCCTACTCGATGCCGTTTGGGACGGCCCGCCAGCCGCCGGTGAGGCGCTCGTCCTGGCATTCGCTCGGCGCATGTACGAAGAAGGCAAGGTCTCGATCTGCATCTACTACGCTGGCACGACCAGCGTGGTCGAGATCCTGCCAAAGCTCTTGTTCTTCCGCCGCGCGGGAGAACGAAACCTGATTGCGTACGTTCCCAAGGAACGCGACGACGCTTTCCGGAAGCGCGTGCTCACCGAAAACAGCTGGGCAATGTACGACGGCGAACTGGACATCTGA
- the asnB gene encoding asparagine synthase (glutamine-hydrolyzing), with translation MCGIAGILSLKADLPPTPIEVLSRMAATIEHRGPDEFGVYRDARIGLAHSRLSIIDLATGQQPLSDVDERFWLVFNGEIFNYVELRAELVALGHRFRTKSDTEVIVAAFKQWGRAAFSRFNGQFAIALWDPAKQELTLARDWSGIRPLYYMEHKGRLYFSSEVKAIFAASDELPRAFDAEGLEETFTFWSSVPPQGVFAGVRDLPPGRVRTYSASGVEEQAAFEHAYPRSRDEEFRGSLDDAVVAVRDALNEATRLRMLRADVPVGSYLSGGLDSSLVAAMGKRAKGEGFQTFSLRFEDAEYDETEFQRMMVNHIQSEHHELVVSRKSIAEVFPQVIYHAERPVLRTAPAPLFMLSGLVRQHGIKVVLTGEGADEVFAGYDIFREAKVRRFWAKNAASDCRPRLLERLYPYLARSPVSQQAMARKFFGRNLEGFAKPGFSHDMRWQGTAALKRMFTPAIKQAVGELDVEQRLLADLPADFSKWSYLAQDQYLEMRTLLAGYLLCSQGDRMLMGNSVEGRFPFLDINVARLAASLPASYKLKVLDEKHVVKRASEGVIPGEILSRKKQPYRAPDALAFVGEGAEWAEELVSEEAIKASGVFEPSAVTRLWAKCKARAATQFSNTDNMAVVGVLSTQLLHQRFIQSAPKPRAEIQLGTLVDKLS, from the coding sequence ATGTGCGGAATTGCCGGAATTCTAAGCCTCAAGGCGGATCTGCCGCCGACCCCAATCGAGGTGTTGAGCCGCATGGCGGCCACCATCGAGCATCGAGGGCCGGACGAGTTTGGCGTCTATCGCGACGCGCGCATCGGGCTCGCCCACTCCCGTTTGTCGATCATCGATCTCGCGACCGGGCAGCAGCCGCTCTCCGATGTGGATGAGCGCTTCTGGTTGGTGTTCAACGGAGAGATCTTCAACTACGTCGAGCTGCGCGCTGAGCTAGTGGCACTCGGTCACCGATTCCGCACGAAATCGGACACCGAGGTGATCGTCGCGGCGTTCAAACAATGGGGGCGGGCGGCGTTCTCGCGCTTCAATGGTCAGTTCGCCATCGCGCTCTGGGATCCGGCAAAGCAGGAGCTGACCCTCGCTCGCGACTGGTCCGGTATTCGGCCTCTGTACTACATGGAGCACAAGGGGCGTCTGTACTTCTCCAGTGAGGTCAAGGCGATCTTTGCCGCGAGCGACGAGCTTCCTCGGGCGTTCGATGCAGAGGGCCTCGAAGAGACGTTCACGTTCTGGAGCAGCGTGCCTCCCCAGGGAGTGTTCGCTGGAGTGCGTGATCTCCCCCCGGGGCGTGTGCGCACCTACTCCGCCTCCGGCGTGGAGGAGCAGGCGGCGTTTGAACACGCCTACCCGCGTTCTCGCGATGAAGAGTTTCGCGGCAGCCTAGACGATGCGGTGGTCGCGGTTCGCGACGCGCTCAACGAAGCGACACGCTTGCGCATGCTACGGGCCGATGTTCCCGTCGGCAGCTACCTGTCCGGCGGCCTGGATAGCTCCCTGGTTGCCGCGATGGGCAAGCGCGCGAAAGGCGAGGGCTTCCAGACTTTCAGTCTGCGCTTCGAGGACGCCGAGTACGACGAGACTGAGTTCCAGCGGATGATGGTGAACCACATCCAGAGTGAGCATCACGAGCTCGTGGTCTCCCGCAAGAGCATCGCCGAGGTCTTTCCTCAGGTTATTTATCACGCCGAGCGACCTGTGCTTCGTACCGCGCCGGCTCCGCTCTTCATGCTGAGTGGCCTCGTCCGGCAACATGGCATCAAGGTTGTGTTGACTGGTGAAGGCGCCGACGAGGTCTTCGCCGGCTACGACATTTTCCGCGAGGCAAAAGTCCGTAGGTTCTGGGCGAAGAACGCAGCGTCTGATTGCCGTCCACGTTTGCTGGAACGGCTCTATCCCTACCTGGCGCGCTCGCCGGTGAGCCAGCAGGCGATGGCCCGAAAGTTCTTCGGGCGAAATCTTGAAGGCTTCGCCAAGCCGGGCTTCTCTCACGACATGCGCTGGCAGGGCACCGCCGCGCTCAAGCGCATGTTCACTCCCGCGATCAAACAGGCCGTAGGTGAGCTCGACGTCGAACAGCGACTCCTCGCCGACCTGCCAGCAGACTTTTCCAAGTGGTCGTACCTCGCGCAGGACCAGTACCTGGAGATGCGCACTTTGCTCGCCGGGTATCTGCTTTGCTCCCAGGGCGACCGCATGCTCATGGGCAACTCGGTGGAGGGGCGGTTTCCCTTTCTCGACATCAACGTGGCCCGGCTCGCCGCATCGCTGCCAGCGAGCTACAAGCTCAAGGTGCTCGACGAGAAACACGTGGTCAAACGCGCTAGCGAAGGCGTTATCCCCGGGGAAATACTCTCCCGCAAGAAGCAGCCCTATCGGGCCCCCGACGCGCTCGCTTTCGTTGGAGAAGGGGCCGAGTGGGCGGAGGAGCTGGTCAGCGAAGAAGCCATCAAGGCTTCCGGCGTCTTCGAGCCGAGCGCCGTCACTCGCTTGTGGGCCAAGTGCAAGGCTCGCGCAGCGACCCAGTTCTCCAACACCGACAACATGGCAGTGGTCGGCGTTCTCTCTACTCAGCTCCTGCACCAGCGCTTCATCCAGAGCGCCCCCAAGCCGCGCGCCGAGATTCAGCTCGGCACGCTGGTCGACAAGCTCTCCTAG
- a CDS encoding SGNH/GDSL hydrolase family protein translates to MGKKLTAGLAASVFIFGALLIPVGGQAHSVPDHGSKSMDLTSFSDSKPSKNLDLLFIHHSVGGQLLADPGPERDLADSIHSTHENGGGLRKLLSAEGYAVHEVSYGSTLGENTDLFDWLPKFQTKMDQILHARFNDEKLTDGVNEVILFKSCYPNNRFVGMGQAPGDAAGPELTVWNARATFKKLLAEFKKRPDKLFVYLTAPPNAAGFDKEPLLKLLAKKAMGKPSTAEVLAERARLAREFNTWMASPEGWLKDYPLKNVVVFDFYDVLTGGESNFLAYPSGDGTDSHPTTEGQKQAAKAFVPFINRAVRRAGLSE, encoded by the coding sequence ATGGGTAAAAAACTCACCGCAGGTCTCGCCGCCAGCGTGTTCATCTTCGGTGCGCTGCTCATCCCCGTGGGAGGGCAAGCACACTCCGTTCCGGATCACGGGAGCAAGTCCATGGATCTGACGTCATTCTCTGACTCCAAGCCCAGCAAGAACCTAGATCTGCTGTTCATCCACCACTCCGTCGGTGGCCAACTCCTTGCTGACCCTGGTCCTGAACGAGACCTCGCAGACAGCATCCACTCGACCCACGAGAACGGCGGCGGCCTTCGCAAGCTACTGTCTGCCGAGGGCTACGCGGTCCACGAAGTGTCCTACGGCAGCACTCTGGGAGAGAACACCGACCTCTTCGACTGGCTGCCAAAGTTCCAGACCAAGATGGATCAGATCCTGCACGCGCGCTTCAACGACGAGAAGCTGACCGACGGCGTGAACGAAGTGATCCTGTTCAAGTCTTGCTACCCGAACAACCGCTTCGTCGGCATGGGTCAGGCCCCGGGAGACGCCGCCGGCCCGGAACTCACGGTGTGGAACGCGCGCGCGACGTTCAAGAAGCTCCTCGCAGAGTTCAAGAAGCGCCCAGACAAGCTGTTCGTATACCTAACGGCACCGCCGAACGCCGCGGGCTTCGACAAGGAACCACTGCTGAAGTTGCTCGCGAAGAAGGCGATGGGGAAACCCTCCACCGCTGAGGTACTGGCCGAACGCGCGCGCCTGGCGCGTGAGTTCAACACTTGGATGGCGTCACCGGAGGGTTGGCTGAAGGACTACCCGCTGAAGAACGTGGTGGTCTTCGATTTCTACGACGTGTTGACCGGCGGTGAATCCAACTTCCTTGCGTATCCGTCGGGAGACGGCACAGATAGCCATCCGACGACCGAAGGCCAGAAACAGGCCGCCAAAGCCTTCGTCCCCTTCATCAACCGCGCGGTGCGCCGCGCTGGGCTGTCGGAGTAA
- a CDS encoding glycosyltransferase family 2 protein produces the protein MPELDLPLVTIGIPCLNEERFIEKCVADALAQDYPAERIEVVVADGGSTDRTREILDELSAREPRLRWVDNPQRIQAAAMNEIIRIAKGDVLVRLDAHCEYANNYVTKCIETLLDTGAMNAGGSQRARAENWFQRALCAAMESRLGVGGAAYKDPNKNGFVDTVFCGAFRREVFEQVGMYDPRAITNEDSELNQRILEAGGKIYLSSEIEAYYYPRDSFRSLSKQYFKYGTGRARTLLKRGRFPRVTPAVPFMMTMGGAVLLLTRPHKPSTWFAFGAYAALTGIEAVRVGRKVGVWAVPVVWAIFPTLHVSHGLGFAYGLLRYARRPDWTDPELLPTRQQTATAETA, from the coding sequence ATGCCCGAGCTCGATCTCCCGCTGGTGACCATCGGTATTCCTTGTCTGAACGAGGAGCGGTTCATCGAGAAGTGTGTGGCCGACGCGCTGGCGCAGGACTACCCGGCGGAGCGAATCGAAGTCGTGGTGGCCGACGGCGGCAGCACTGATCGCACTCGAGAGATCCTCGATGAGCTATCCGCGCGGGAACCTCGCTTGCGCTGGGTGGACAATCCACAGCGCATCCAGGCCGCTGCGATGAATGAGATCATCCGTATCGCAAAAGGCGATGTCCTGGTTCGCCTGGACGCGCACTGCGAGTACGCGAACAACTACGTCACCAAGTGCATCGAAACGCTGCTCGACACCGGGGCGATGAATGCTGGAGGCAGCCAACGCGCTAGGGCGGAGAACTGGTTTCAGCGCGCGCTTTGCGCGGCGATGGAGAGCCGACTCGGCGTCGGCGGTGCAGCATACAAGGATCCAAACAAGAACGGTTTCGTCGACACGGTATTCTGCGGCGCGTTTCGCCGAGAGGTGTTCGAGCAAGTGGGCATGTATGATCCACGCGCGATCACCAACGAGGACTCCGAGCTCAACCAACGCATCCTCGAGGCAGGCGGCAAGATCTACCTGAGCTCGGAGATCGAGGCATACTATTACCCCAGGGATTCGTTCCGTAGCCTCTCGAAGCAGTACTTCAAGTACGGCACGGGAAGAGCTCGTACCTTGCTAAAGCGCGGACGCTTCCCGAGGGTAACGCCCGCGGTGCCATTCATGATGACGATGGGCGGCGCCGTATTGCTCCTCACCCGCCCTCACAAACCTTCTACCTGGTTCGCTTTCGGCGCCTACGCTGCACTCACGGGGATCGAGGCCGTACGAGTTGGGCGCAAAGTGGGCGTTTGGGCCGTACCGGTTGTCTGGGCCATCTTCCCCACGCTTCACGTCTCCCACGGCCTCGGTTTCGCGTACGGCCTGCTGCGCTATGCACGCCGTCCTGACTGGACGGACCCCGAGCTTCTGCCCACCCGGCAGCAGACCGCAACCGCCGAAACTGCTTGA
- a CDS encoding glycosyltransferase family 4 protein, producing MNLPLSLVQRRLRRVRPPSTPPRVCMVVNNLDVGGLEKVVISLLKNFDRDRVEPFLICLNGPGKLFSEVSLPPENCLVLEKRQLKLGPVSVDFEALRDIRRFLADKRIDIVHAHNAAPLIYAGLALRGTFPRASMLYSEHNQIYSASESARKKFKLYIRLADRIVAVSHDLERTLNRDVRVPRPVQVIHNGIDGERFRTVDGSGVRAELNVQDGEFLVGTGVVLSKQKGITYLIEAAREVLAKAPHVRFAIAGDGPLRAELEAQAKDLGDRFRFMGYRGDMPQVISALDLYVLPSLWEGLPLALCEALAMGKRVLCTSVGGNPEVILDGESGFVVPPKDPAALAERILRAANERESLPDFAARNRSRFERCFSVRAMIDAHQALFDDMLR from the coding sequence ATGAACCTACCGCTCTCATTGGTGCAGCGTAGGCTGCGTCGCGTGCGCCCACCTAGCACTCCTCCGCGGGTGTGCATGGTCGTCAATAACCTGGATGTTGGCGGCTTAGAGAAGGTCGTGATCAGCCTGCTGAAGAACTTCGACAGGGACCGCGTCGAGCCCTTCCTCATCTGTCTAAACGGCCCGGGCAAGCTGTTTTCCGAGGTGAGTCTTCCCCCCGAGAACTGCCTAGTTCTAGAGAAGCGCCAGTTGAAGCTCGGACCGGTATCGGTAGACTTCGAAGCGCTACGGGACATCCGTCGATTCCTCGCGGATAAAAGAATCGACATCGTTCATGCCCATAACGCAGCTCCGCTGATCTACGCTGGGCTCGCTCTGCGCGGCACCTTCCCTCGCGCCTCGATGCTCTATTCCGAGCACAATCAGATCTACAGCGCGAGCGAGAGCGCTCGCAAGAAGTTCAAGCTCTACATTCGTCTGGCGGATCGCATCGTCGCCGTGAGCCACGATCTTGAGCGGACGCTGAATCGCGATGTGCGCGTGCCCCGCCCGGTTCAGGTGATCCACAACGGAATCGACGGAGAGCGTTTCCGTACGGTCGATGGCTCTGGCGTCCGCGCCGAACTCAACGTCCAGGATGGCGAGTTTCTAGTGGGCACGGGTGTCGTGCTCTCGAAACAGAAGGGCATCACGTACTTGATCGAAGCTGCGCGGGAGGTCCTCGCGAAGGCACCGCATGTACGCTTCGCTATCGCCGGGGACGGCCCGCTTCGCGCAGAGCTCGAAGCCCAAGCGAAGGACCTCGGCGACCGCTTCCGCTTCATGGGCTACCGGGGAGACATGCCCCAGGTGATTTCAGCCCTCGATTTGTACGTGTTGCCGTCGCTCTGGGAAGGACTCCCGCTCGCGCTGTGCGAAGCGCTCGCGATGGGCAAGCGTGTGCTGTGTACCAGCGTGGGGGGCAACCCCGAAGTGATCCTCGACGGGGAGAGCGGCTTCGTCGTGCCACCGAAAGACCCTGCCGCACTAGCAGAGCGCATCTTGCGAGCCGCCAACGAGCGCGAGTCGCTTCCAGATTTTGCCGCACGGAACCGGTCTCGCTTCGAGCGCTGCTTCAGTGTGCGCGCCATGATCGACGCGCATCAAGCCCTGTTCGACGACATGCTACGCTAG
- the nadE gene encoding NAD(+) synthase, protein MFSADVLKIDAPQVADAIQKAIVEQVRGTLRRKGAVLGLSGGIDSSVVAALCAKALGPDRVLGLFMPERDSSDDALTLGKALAESQGIPTELENIKPALEGLGCYRRQDDAIRMVFADYEPGDKFKITLPSILEGNRLNVFRLTIQKADGELKESRMAPAAYLQLVAATNFKQRVRKMMEYYHADRLNYAVAGTPNRLEYDQGFFVKQGDGAADLKPIAHLYKSQVYQLAEYLGVPEEIRKRPPTTDTYSMPQTQEEFYFALPYDKMDLCLFALNNQIPAAEVAEVLELKPEQVEIVFKDIEAKRRTTKYLHMGPILVEPLHS, encoded by the coding sequence ATGTTTTCCGCAGACGTTCTCAAGATCGACGCGCCGCAGGTAGCGGACGCGATACAGAAGGCCATCGTCGAGCAGGTGCGCGGCACATTGCGGCGTAAAGGGGCGGTTCTCGGACTCAGCGGAGGCATCGACAGTTCGGTCGTCGCGGCGCTTTGCGCGAAAGCTCTAGGCCCCGACCGCGTGTTGGGGCTGTTCATGCCCGAGCGGGACTCTTCTGATGACGCGCTCACCTTGGGCAAGGCACTCGCCGAGTCTCAGGGGATCCCCACGGAACTGGAAAACATCAAACCCGCGCTCGAGGGCTTGGGTTGCTACCGACGTCAGGACGACGCGATCCGGATGGTGTTCGCGGACTACGAGCCAGGTGACAAGTTCAAGATCACCTTGCCGTCGATCTTGGAGGGCAATCGCCTCAACGTTTTCCGCCTCACCATCCAGAAGGCGGACGGTGAGTTGAAGGAGTCTCGCATGGCTCCTGCGGCCTACCTTCAGCTCGTGGCTGCGACGAACTTCAAGCAGCGCGTGCGCAAGATGATGGAGTATTACCACGCGGATCGCCTGAACTACGCCGTTGCTGGTACTCCAAATCGCCTCGAGTACGATCAAGGCTTCTTCGTGAAGCAGGGCGACGGCGCTGCCGATTTGAAGCCCATCGCTCACCTCTACAAGAGCCAGGTGTACCAGCTTGCCGAGTACTTGGGCGTGCCGGAAGAGATCCGCAAGCGCCCCCCGACGACGGACACCTACTCGATGCCGCAAACGCAAGAGGAGTTCTACTTCGCCTTGCCGTACGACAAGATGGACCTCTGCTTGTTCGCGCTCAACAACCAAATCCCCGCCGCCGAAGTCGCGGAGGTCTTGGAGCTCAAGCCCGAGCAGGTCGAGATCGTCTTCAAAGACATCGAGGCGAAGCGCAGGACCACCAAGTACCTCCACATGGGGCCCATCCTCGTGGAACCACTACACAGCTGA